In Blautia sp. SC05B48, a single genomic region encodes these proteins:
- a CDS encoding EAL domain-containing protein translates to MLFNEVKIDRKFLGDSLTENTQIVLQEVFHMLKRMGKSIVCEGVETKEIAEFLKAEGCDEIQGFLYYRPMCQKDFETLLHI, encoded by the coding sequence CTGCTCTTTAATGAAGTTAAGATCGACCGAAAATTCCTGGGGGATTCTCTGACTGAAAACACCCAGATCGTTCTCCAGGAAGTTTTCCATATGCTGAAACGTATGGGAAAATCTATCGTATGCGAAGGTGTGGAAACAAAAGAAATTGCAGAATTTTTAAAAGCAGAGGGCTGTGACGAAATCCAGGGCTTTCTGTATTACCGGCCTATGTGCCAAAAGGATTTTGAAACACTTC